In Streptomyces sp. NBC_00683, the DNA window CTGGCCAGCCGCACCACCGGTGTGCTGGGCCTCTGCTTCCCGGACTACGCCGACCCCGACGCCGAGGCGGACGCGGAGGCCGACAGCGACGCCGACGACGCGGTGATGCTGTACTCCGACCAGATCATCCGCGGCATGGAACGGGCGGCGCGCCGGCACGGTTACGCCCTGCTGATCGCCGCGTCGCTGGAAGGCGGGCCGGAGAGCCTCGTCGCGAAGGTCGCGGGGCGGGTGGACGGCTTCGCCGTACTGGCGCAGACCGTGCCGACCGAGGACCTCGAGGTGATATCGCGCCGGCTGCCGGTGGTCATGCTCGCCGGGCCGCGCGAGATCGACCACCTCGACCACATCGTCGTCGCGAACGCCGACGGGGAGCGCGAGCTGGCCCGCCATCTGATCGAGGACCACGGCCTGCGCAGGCTCGCCTTCGTCGGGGGCGACCCCGCGTCACCGGATGCCGAGGCGCGGTTCCGCGGCTTCCGCGAGGCGTGCCGCGACGCCGGCCTGCCGGTTCCGGACGCACCGGATCTGCGGACGGAGATGATGACGCAGGCCGAGGGCGCCCGCGCCGCGGAGACACTGCTCGACCGGGACTCCGAGCGGCCGCAGGCGGTGCTCTTCGCCAATGACCAGATGGCGGTGGGCGCGCTGCGCGCGCTGGAGAGGCGCGGGGTCCGGGTCCCCGAGGACATCGCTGTGACCGGATTCGACGGCATCCCGCTGAGCCGGATCGTGCGGCCGTCGCTGACGACCGTGCGGCAGCCGATTCGACAGTTGGGCGAACAGGCCGTGGAGTTGCTGGTGCAACGACTGGCCGACCGGAACCGTGACCCCGTGTCGCTGGAGCTGCCCGTCTCCCCGGCCAGGCGGGCGAGCTGCGGCTGCGGCTGACCCGGGCGCCCTTTGCGGCCGGCGCCGATCCGGTCACTGCCCGAGCCACGTCCTCCGGATCACCGTCCGAGCCGCGCCCCGGTCACCGTCCGAGCCGCGTCCTCCGGGTCACCGTCCGAGCCGCGTCCTCCGGGTCACCGTCCGAGCCGCGTCCTCCGGGTCACCGTCCGAGCCGCGTCCTCCGGGTCACCGTCCGAGCCACTCCCCGAAGAACCGCCGACGACGGGTGCGGAGCTCGGCCAGTTCGGCGGCGCTCCCTTCGTACGCGAAGTGCCCGGCGCCCAGCACCAGCAGCTCCCGCGGGCCGGGGAGCGCGTTGTGCACGGCGAACTGTCCCGGCGGCGGCACCGCAGGATCGAACAGCGCTGCGGCGACGAACGTCGGCAGTTCCAGCCGCGCGGCGGCCGTGGCCGCGTCGAAATACCGCAGAACGTCCGTGACGCCGGGGTGGTCACGGTGGTGCGCCCGTACCGACTCCCCGCTGCCGCTGCAGCGCAGGGTGAGCCGCAGCGGATGGTTGCCGAAGGTCGGAACGGTGAGCTGCGCGGCGCCGAACCGCTCGTCCCAGGGCAGTGCGAGTGCGCCGAGGCCGCCTCCGAAGCTCTCGCCGACATAGCCGAGGGCGCCGAGGCCGCGCAGCTCCGGCAGCAGTTCCTGGAGGGCCGAGGCCGCGCACCACAGGTCGGCCACGCAGTCGCCGATGACATAGGTGTCACGCGACCCGATGCCGTGCAGAACATGCCTGGCGGCCCTGCTGGGAATGCCGGGCCACAGACCACGGCTTCCCATCCCGCGCACGCAGGGCAGGATCGCGGCGGACCGGGGCAGCGGCAGCGGCACCTCCGCCCCCGGGTTGTGCCGGCCGCCGTAGCCGTGTCCGATGACGAAGCCGTGCTCCGCGGGCCCCTCGACGGGCAGCGCCAGCCAGCCGCCGAGGCGTACCCCGCCCACGGAGGTGAAGGACACCTCGTGCAGCCGGACGCCGTCGCGCTCACCCTCCGCGGGGCCGATCTCGGGAGCGGTGGCGACAGCACGGGCCTCGCTGTACCGCTCCTGCCAGAACGCCTCGAAATCCTCGGGCGCGGTCGGCGCAGGTACGCGCAGCAGCTCGTCGAGCGTGTGCCCGTGGGCCGGATCGAAGGGAAAGCCGTGCGCGAACGAAGCCATGGCCACGACGGTAGCGCGCTCGCTTTCGCCCACCGGCCCCTGCCTGGATCCTCGCCGGAACCTCGCCGAACCCCTCCCAATCAAGCGGAATCAGTCACATCCACTTCTAATTCGCAAACGGCATGCTTACCGTTCCACAGTCGAGCCCCCAGGTGTCGAGCACGTTGCACGAGTGTGACCCAGCACCCTCTTGCGGATTCGCGAAGAACTGTCGCAGAGTGATGTATGCGCTTACAGGCAGCGCATACATCCGGATTGCTCAAGGAGGAGCCCTCCATGTCCCGCACCGCCAGAACCGTCTCCGCCGGTATCGCAGTCGCGCTCGCCTACGGCATCACCGCCTGCGGGAGCTCCGGCGGCGCCGATGTCGCCGCGGACAAGAAGCAGACGCTCACCGTCTGGGCCATGGGCGCCGAGGGCGAGAAGCTCGCAGATGTGGCCAAGGTCTACGAGAAGGCCAACCCCCACATCACCGTCAAGGTGACCCCGGTCGGCTGGGACGTCGCCCACCAGAAGCTGGTGTCCGCCGCCGCGGCCGGCACCCTGCCGGATGTGGCGCAGATGGGCGGGAGCTACATGGGCGAGTTCGCCGAGCTCGGCGTCCTGGAGCCGGTCGACACCAAGACCTTCGACAAGAAGGACTTCTTCCCCGCGGGCTGGAACCAGGGCGAGGTGGACGGCACCGCGTACGGCGTCCCGTGGTACGTCGACACGCGCGTCCTCTACTACCGCACCGACCTGGCCGAGAAGGCCGGTGTCGACAAGGCGCCGTCCGACTGGCAGGAGATGCAGGACCTCGCCACCGCGTACCAGAAGAAGGCGGGCACCAAGTGGGGCCTGTCCATCCAGCCCAGCGGCCTGGACACGGTGCAGAACTTCTACTCCTTCCTGTACTCCGCCGGCGGCGAGATCGTCAACGACAAGGGCGACGCGGTCATCGACAGCCCCGAGGCCGTCAGGGCGCTCAAGGAGTACGGCTCGTACTTCGACAAGGGACTCTCCAACAAGTCCGTGCAGCCCGGCTACGACGTGGTGAAGGACTTCGGCAACGGCCGGGTCCCCATGTTCTTCGGCGGCCCCTGGCACGTCACCCTGCTGAACGAGGGCCAGCCGCAGCTCAAGGGCAAGTGGGCGGTGGCGGCCGTGCCGGCGGACAAGTCCTCGGTCTCCATGGCAGGCGGGTCCTCCCTG includes these proteins:
- a CDS encoding LacI family DNA-binding transcriptional regulator; translated protein: MSAPTVYDVAERSGVSIATVSRVYRNPDSVRAQTRERVLEAARELGYVPSGNARGLASRTTGVLGLCFPDYADPDAEADAEADSDADDAVMLYSDQIIRGMERAARRHGYALLIAASLEGGPESLVAKVAGRVDGFAVLAQTVPTEDLEVISRRLPVVMLAGPREIDHLDHIVVANADGERELARHLIEDHGLRRLAFVGGDPASPDAEARFRGFREACRDAGLPVPDAPDLRTEMMTQAEGARAAETLLDRDSERPQAVLFANDQMAVGALRALERRGVRVPEDIAVTGFDGIPLSRIVRPSLTTVRQPIRQLGEQAVELLVQRLADRNRDPVSLELPVSPARRASCGCG
- a CDS encoding acetylxylan esterase, with the translated sequence MASFAHGFPFDPAHGHTLDELLRVPAPTAPEDFEAFWQERYSEARAVATAPEIGPAEGERDGVRLHEVSFTSVGGVRLGGWLALPVEGPAEHGFVIGHGYGGRHNPGAEVPLPLPRSAAILPCVRGMGSRGLWPGIPSRAARHVLHGIGSRDTYVIGDCVADLWCAASALQELLPELRGLGALGYVGESFGGGLGALALPWDERFGAAQLTVPTFGNHPLRLTLRCSGSGESVRAHHRDHPGVTDVLRYFDAATAAARLELPTFVAAALFDPAVPPPGQFAVHNALPGPRELLVLGAGHFAYEGSAAELAELRTRRRRFFGEWLGR
- a CDS encoding sugar ABC transporter substrate-binding protein, with product MSRTARTVSAGIAVALAYGITACGSSGGADVAADKKQTLTVWAMGAEGEKLADVAKVYEKANPHITVKVTPVGWDVAHQKLVSAAAAGTLPDVAQMGGSYMGEFAELGVLEPVDTKTFDKKDFFPAGWNQGEVDGTAYGVPWYVDTRVLYYRTDLAEKAGVDKAPSDWQEMQDLATAYQKKAGTKWGLSIQPSGLDTVQNFYSFLYSAGGEIVNDKGDAVIDSPEAVRALKEYGSYFDKGLSNKSVQPGYDVVKDFGNGRVPMFFGGPWHVTLLNEGQPQLKGKWAVAAVPADKSSVSMAGGSSLVVSKDSEHKAAATELIKYLTGTEGQADWYERTKDLPANTAAWTSGKLADDTNLQIFKKQMDTAKASPSTAKWTEITDKVDQAIAKVTQGKASPEDALKTAQSEIEGLVK